A region of Haloplanus sp. XH21 DNA encodes the following proteins:
- a CDS encoding RAD55 family ATPase, whose translation MTELTRTGIEGLDSILGGGIVNNATVLISGNPGTGKSILGLQYIYNGVTRFDEKGIYLSFEENAEDIAQAADSIGFENWRELVDDGQILVYDKQELLRHNDFNATLDQLLAAFEETEYERLVLDSLTMFELFFEDEKEKRTYLLKFSDILKANGLTSLLIAEQSAVFPEQDIGLENFLTDGNIYLIQTPTESGVNRYLWVAKMRKQQIETDIFPMNIDEGGITVHERAAGFSMMGQQNDPFPE comes from the coding sequence ATGACGGAGCTGACACGAACCGGCATCGAGGGGCTGGATTCGATCCTCGGCGGTGGCATCGTCAACAACGCGACCGTACTGATCAGTGGGAATCCGGGAACTGGCAAGAGTATTCTGGGGCTCCAGTACATCTACAACGGCGTCACGCGCTTCGACGAGAAGGGCATCTATCTCTCCTTCGAGGAAAACGCCGAAGACATCGCGCAGGCGGCCGACTCCATCGGCTTCGAGAACTGGCGGGAACTGGTCGACGACGGACAGATCCTGGTCTACGACAAGCAGGAACTCCTCCGTCACAACGACTTCAACGCGACGCTGGACCAACTGCTGGCGGCCTTCGAGGAGACGGAGTACGAACGGCTCGTGCTCGACTCGCTGACGATGTTCGAACTGTTTTTCGAGGACGAGAAGGAGAAGCGGACGTACCTGCTCAAGTTCTCCGACATCCTGAAGGCGAACGGGTTGACATCGCTGCTCATCGCCGAGCAGTCCGCGGTGTTCCCGGAGCAAGATATCGGTCTTGAGAATTTCCTCACCGACGGTAACATCTACCTGATACAGACGCCCACGGAGTCGGGCGTCAATCGGTATCTCTGGGTGGCCAAGATGCGAAAGCAACAGATCGAGACGGACATCTTCCCGATGAATATCGACGAGGGTGGCATCACCGTCCACGAACGCGCGGCCGGGTTCTCGATGATGGGCCAGCAGAACGACCCGTTCCCCGAGTGA
- a CDS encoding SOS response-associated peptidase has translation MCGRYTLFTPAEELAERFGTRTPTFDPQYNCAPGQSLPVVTGDDPDRMAHKQWGLIPEWADSASTDLINARAETLTEKPSFAESVEHRRCLVPADGFYEWVDRDSGTRPYRVAFADDRPFAMAGIWSRWHPETRQTGLGEFTGGPASDDADPIDSFAIVTTEPNGLVSDLHHRMAVILDPSEESTWLHGSLDEAVELLDPPDIDLTASPVSPRVNDPTVDDPSLIERADA, from the coding sequence ATGTGCGGGCGGTACACCCTATTCACGCCGGCCGAGGAACTAGCCGAACGCTTCGGGACGCGGACCCCGACGTTCGATCCGCAGTACAACTGCGCACCAGGGCAGTCGCTGCCGGTCGTCACCGGCGACGACCCCGACCGAATGGCCCACAAACAGTGGGGACTCATCCCCGAATGGGCCGACAGCGCCTCGACGGACCTCATCAACGCGCGGGCAGAAACCTTGACGGAGAAGCCGAGTTTCGCGGAGTCGGTCGAACACCGCCGGTGTCTCGTCCCCGCGGACGGTTTCTACGAGTGGGTCGACCGCGACAGCGGCACGCGACCGTACCGGGTCGCGTTCGCGGACGACCGCCCATTCGCGATGGCGGGGATCTGGTCGCGGTGGCACCCCGAAACCCGTCAGACCGGGCTGGGAGAGTTCACCGGCGGGCCTGCGTCCGACGACGCCGATCCGATCGATTCCTTCGCCATCGTGACGACGGAACCGAACGGCCTCGTCTCTGACCTGCATCACCGGATGGCCGTCATCCTCGATCCGAGCGAGGAGTCGACGTGGCTCCACGGGTCGCTCGACGAGGCAGTCGAACTTCTCGACCCGCCGGACATCGATCTGACGGCCTCCCCCGTCTCGCCGCGAGTGAACGATCCGACCGTCGACGACCCCTCGCTGATCGAACGCGCGGACGCGTGA
- a CDS encoding tyrosine-type recombinase/integrase encodes MTYHGKTDRTRSAYERVLRDFETFLADERGVDTPGAAEHRDCMAWIHRLRGSVAESTVATYAAYLHRFYAYMVQVGTFESNPMTLVAEEMDERINTDPTRREITVPEMRQFLAGIDHPLDRALLVTMLKTGIRVGELCNLDLRDLSLPITRETLDIPIRPQLDGRGDALFVAADHAVGDVSEGERRTAANKRKRATVIPVDEELRTALVRWLAIRPDPRSDADPLFLSTADNWGKRVTPHVVHHTVESHARERGWHRDGGGAEENVTPHYFRHFFTTHLRDRTGDRGIVKYLRGDVASDIIDTYTHDWGDRVRHTYEENIYRLT; translated from the coding sequence ATGACCTACCACGGCAAGACCGACCGCACCCGGTCGGCCTACGAACGGGTCTTGCGGGACTTCGAGACGTTTCTCGCCGACGAGCGCGGGGTCGACACGCCCGGCGCGGCCGAACACCGGGACTGTATGGCCTGGATTCACCGCCTTCGGGGCTCGGTCGCCGAAAGCACCGTCGCCACCTACGCCGCCTATCTCCACCGGTTCTACGCCTACATGGTCCAGGTCGGCACGTTCGAATCCAATCCGATGACCCTGGTCGCCGAGGAGATGGACGAACGGATCAACACCGATCCGACTCGCCGGGAGATCACGGTCCCCGAGATGCGGCAGTTCCTCGCCGGAATCGATCACCCTCTCGACCGTGCGCTGCTGGTGACGATGCTCAAAACCGGCATTCGGGTGGGTGAACTCTGTAATCTCGACCTGCGAGACCTCTCCCTACCGATAACGCGGGAGACGCTCGACATCCCGATCCGCCCCCAGCTCGACGGCCGGGGCGACGCGCTCTTCGTCGCGGCGGACCACGCCGTCGGCGACGTGAGCGAGGGCGAACGCCGGACGGCGGCGAACAAACGCAAGCGAGCGACGGTAATCCCGGTCGACGAGGAGCTCCGGACAGCGCTCGTCCGGTGGCTAGCGATCAGGCCCGATCCGCGCTCCGACGCCGACCCACTCTTTCTCAGCACGGCGGACAACTGGGGAAAACGCGTCACACCCCACGTCGTCCACCACACCGTCGAGAGCCACGCGCGCGAGCGTGGATGGCACCGCGACGGCGGTGGGGCCGAGGAGAACGTCACGCCCCACTACTTCCGACACTTCTTCACGACCCACCTCCGGGACCGTACCGGCGACCGTGGCATCGTCAAATACCTCCGTGGCGACGTGGCCAGCGACATCATCGACACCTACACCCACGACTGGGGTGATCGCGTCCGTCACACGTACGAGGAAAACATCTACCGATTGACGTGA
- a CDS encoding thiamine-phosphate synthase family protein, translating to MTLQLPSEIVVERFLPTVRSMLAAELADREFSQREIATRLGISQAAVSQYLSGERRGEERFAEHPRMQATIERIADGFDDGTMDDYEALAELLELVRAFEDRGPICAVHEEEMPALEGLGCDLCVRGRDPSVQTEREVLANVRRAVRQFSNTPEVAVHVPNVGTNVAMALPDASDETDVAAVPGRIHAMRGGVNVPSNPEFGASHHVATTLLTATSADPSVRGAINLATSDAVLAAIPDDIDAVAFDAAYDDRGERLTEAFETYGGVPQVIYHEGDFGIEPITYVLGTSAVDAVETATELIERGE from the coding sequence GTGACGCTGCAGTTACCGAGCGAGATCGTCGTCGAGCGGTTCCTGCCGACGGTCCGGTCGATGTTAGCCGCTGAACTGGCGGACCGTGAGTTCTCTCAGCGAGAGATCGCCACTCGTCTCGGCATCTCGCAGGCGGCCGTGAGCCAGTACCTGTCCGGGGAGCGGCGTGGCGAGGAGCGGTTCGCAGAGCATCCCCGGATGCAGGCGACGATCGAACGGATCGCCGACGGGTTCGACGACGGGACGATGGACGACTACGAGGCCCTGGCGGAACTGCTGGAACTCGTCCGCGCGTTCGAGGATCGGGGGCCGATCTGCGCGGTTCACGAGGAGGAGATGCCCGCGCTGGAGGGCCTGGGCTGTGATCTCTGTGTGCGCGGACGCGACCCGTCGGTACAGACGGAGCGCGAAGTACTCGCGAACGTCCGTCGCGCAGTCCGGCAGTTTTCGAACACACCGGAAGTGGCAGTTCACGTTCCGAACGTCGGGACGAACGTGGCGATGGCGCTGCCCGACGCGAGCGACGAGACGGATGTCGCCGCGGTCCCGGGGCGCATCCACGCCATGCGCGGCGGCGTCAACGTCCCGTCGAATCCGGAGTTCGGGGCGTCACACCACGTGGCGACGACACTGCTCACCGCCACGAGCGCCGATCCGTCGGTCCGCGGAGCGATCAACTTGGCCACGAGCGACGCGGTACTCGCTGCCATCCCGGACGACATCGACGCCGTCGCGTTCGACGCCGCGTACGACGACCGGGGGGAGCGTCTCACCGAGGCGTTCGAGACGTACGGCGGCGTCCCGCAGGTCATCTACCACGAGGGCGATTTCGGTATCGAACCGATCACCTATGTGCTCGGGACGAGTGCGGTCGACGCCGTAGAGACGGCCACAGAACTGATCGAACGGGGTGAGTGA
- a CDS encoding universal stress protein, with product MTKRLLVPVDGSDPADAALEFVLDEYPDAELTIISVVDPTDVGFGSIEAAPSTFDRLRQKSQERTEQVLEEARKRAEERGVSVETETVVGMPSRAIVEWAEDNDIDGIIIGSHGREGVTRVLLGSVAETVVRRSPVPVTVVR from the coding sequence ATGACGAAACGACTGCTCGTTCCCGTCGACGGATCGGACCCCGCAGACGCGGCGCTCGAGTTTGTCCTCGACGAATATCCGGACGCCGAACTCACGATCATCTCCGTCGTCGATCCGACGGACGTCGGATTCGGCTCCATCGAGGCGGCGCCGAGTACGTTCGACCGCCTGAGACAGAAGTCTCAGGAGCGAACGGAGCAGGTCCTCGAAGAGGCACGAAAGCGAGCGGAGGAACGGGGCGTGTCGGTCGAGACGGAGACAGTCGTCGGCATGCCGTCCCGAGCTATCGTCGAGTGGGCGGAGGACAACGACATCGACGGGATCATCATCGGGAGCCACGGGCGAGAAGGAGTCACGCGCGTCCTGCTCGGCAGCGTGGCCGAAACGGTCGTCCGTCGGTCTCCCGTTCCGGTGACGGTCGTTCGCTAG
- a CDS encoding cupin domain-containing protein: MQPVSFDDAETYEPDENWRRVSMAGSDRFSFEWFEKPPGHSSPMHDHENEQVCLVLQGELTVYTEDDHVTLERYDSVHLEAWESHRVENTGDERALGLDVFAPGRDFDFWTDRD, encoded by the coding sequence ATGCAGCCCGTCTCCTTCGACGACGCCGAGACGTACGAACCCGACGAGAACTGGCGCCGGGTGTCGATGGCCGGTAGCGACCGGTTCAGCTTCGAGTGGTTCGAGAAACCACCCGGTCACTCCTCGCCGATGCACGACCACGAGAACGAACAGGTCTGTCTGGTGCTCCAGGGCGAACTCACGGTGTACACCGAGGACGACCACGTGACCCTGGAGCGGTACGACTCCGTCCATCTCGAGGCCTGGGAGTCACATCGCGTCGAGAACACGGGCGACGAACGCGCCCTCGGCCTCGATGTTTTCGCCCCCGGGCGCGACTTCGACTTCTGGACGGATCGGGACTGA
- a CDS encoding response regulator transcription factor, producing MTTTLSDATVLIVDDEQSLADLYAYWIDEVAEARTAYNGEDALEMLDEDIDVLLLDRRMPGLSGDEVVEAVEERGLDVRIVMVTAVDPGFDIVEMAIDDYLVKPVDQPELVRTVERMVVRNSYDDNLQHKFQLVEKKVTLEAAKTPHELEESEEYQDLLRQLDAIEQEIDTTVEEFDDTDFSVAFRELSNDKSADSSGS from the coding sequence ATGACCACTACGCTCTCGGACGCGACCGTCCTCATCGTCGACGACGAGCAGTCGCTCGCCGATCTCTACGCCTACTGGATCGACGAAGTCGCCGAGGCTCGCACCGCCTACAACGGTGAAGACGCCTTGGAGATGCTGGACGAGGACATCGACGTGCTGTTGCTCGACCGGCGCATGCCCGGGCTTTCGGGCGACGAAGTCGTCGAAGCCGTCGAGGAGCGCGGTCTGGATGTCCGGATCGTGATGGTGACCGCCGTCGACCCCGGGTTCGACATCGTCGAGATGGCGATCGACGACTACCTCGTCAAACCCGTCGATCAGCCCGAACTCGTCCGGACGGTCGAGCGGATGGTCGTCCGTAACTCCTACGACGACAACCTCCAGCACAAGTTCCAGCTCGTCGAGAAGAAGGTGACGCTCGAAGCGGCCAAGACGCCCCACGAACTCGAAGAGAGCGAGGAGTATCAGGACCTCCTCCGCCAGCTCGACGCCATCGAACAGGAGATCGATACCACCGTCGAGGAGTTCGACGACACCGATTTCTCCGTCGCGTTCCGGGAGCTATCCAACGACAAGTCGGCCGATTCGAGCGGGAGCTAG
- a CDS encoding translation initiation factor → MTDNKSFEDVDVPEDPLEDLDRATQQLTARTEERRYGKKMVIVEGFEGDTDLESLASELKSALGTGGTVKGDHIELQGDHEERVRELLKENGYTVKG, encoded by the coding sequence ATGACAGACAACAAGTCATTCGAGGATGTCGATGTCCCTGAGGACCCGCTCGAAGATCTGGACCGTGCGACGCAGCAGTTGACTGCCCGGACCGAAGAGCGTCGGTATGGCAAGAAAATGGTCATTGTCGAGGGATTCGAAGGCGACACCGACCTCGAATCACTCGCTTCGGAGCTGAAATCCGCACTCGGAACCGGTGGCACGGTCAAAGGAGACCACATCGAACTGCAGGGCGATCACGAGGAGCGTGTCCGTGAACTACTCAAAGAAAACGGGTACACCGTCAAGGGATGA
- a CDS encoding efflux RND transporter permease subunit, with the protein MDAERYVDALDAWIVDRPGRVILLFLLISGLFVVGLGGGGTDSGTDQFTEDVPAEQALQEVNDNFERTTFDDGSGTTQLIHSGTNVLSKPELLRMLRAQHRLTDHDDLQVSGTASVARSVARTLDPEADSLADEIRAVERSTPGEIDRAVRETVAGNPRLRSLLSDDYNARSASASATIGTVSHRLPGGGSEGAGTSGTSPLTSIQLQAAYVVSSVGGDITVFGSGIISEELGNVINDSLALVIPAAIALILFFLIVAYRDPVDLLLGLIALAMTMLWTFGFMGLAGIAFSQLLIAIPPLLLAVGIDFGIHAINRYREEHVDDVSVREAMRITTDQLVVAFFIVTGTTVLGFAANLSSGLSSIRELGIVAAVGIVFTFFVFGVFLPATKVVADTWRERLGIPEFGSAALGDEESLLGRVLPVGVHVARAAPKLFLVVVLVSTAVMGQYGAGVDSRFTQDDFLPPEEPPAYLDYVPEPFRPGDYTVTQTTNFLERNFQTGEQDTTTVYVEGPLHQDYALEALWRAGDDPPSSFVADDGHARETSIVTVIRDYADRDPEFAALVARNDRNDNGIPDDNLRTVYAALLDSPARGQALNYITDDYSSARIQYSVEADASQEAVTDDTRQVADRVRFEATATGNVIVLKAVSDVIGESAFRSLVVALVAAAAFLVLVYGALEGRPSLGLVNVLPILVTVAALASTMRYLDIPFNVLTGTSLSIAIGLGIDYSAHLLHRFVEEYDAATDVDDALLATVRGTGGALTGSMLTTVSGLGVLWLAISPILGQFGLLIALSVLYSYLASILVLPTTLVLWDRHVSSGSGRALDLPAAD; encoded by the coding sequence ATCGACGCCGAGCGGTACGTCGACGCGCTCGACGCGTGGATCGTCGACCGTCCCGGCCGCGTTATCCTGCTCTTTCTCCTCATCTCCGGGCTGTTCGTCGTCGGCCTCGGCGGTGGCGGCACCGACTCCGGCACCGACCAGTTCACCGAGGACGTCCCCGCGGAGCAAGCACTACAGGAGGTGAACGACAACTTCGAGCGCACCACCTTCGACGACGGCAGCGGGACGACGCAGTTGATCCACTCCGGGACGAACGTCCTCTCGAAGCCCGAACTCCTGCGGATGCTCCGGGCACAGCACCGCCTCACCGACCACGACGACTTGCAGGTGTCGGGGACGGCGAGTGTCGCGCGGTCGGTCGCTCGCACGCTCGACCCCGAGGCGGACTCCCTCGCCGACGAGATTCGGGCGGTCGAACGGTCGACGCCCGGGGAAATCGACCGCGCGGTCCGGGAGACGGTCGCTGGCAACCCCCGGCTACGGTCCCTGCTCAGCGACGACTACAACGCCCGGTCGGCGTCGGCGTCGGCCACTATCGGCACGGTCTCGCACCGCTTGCCAGGTGGCGGGAGCGAAGGCGCCGGAACCAGCGGCACCAGCCCGCTCACGTCGATCCAGCTCCAGGCCGCATACGTCGTCTCTTCGGTCGGCGGCGACATCACCGTCTTCGGGAGCGGCATCATCTCCGAGGAACTCGGCAACGTCATCAACGACTCGCTCGCGCTGGTGATCCCGGCCGCCATCGCGCTGATCCTGTTTTTCCTGATCGTCGCCTACCGCGACCCGGTCGACCTCCTGCTCGGCCTGATCGCTCTCGCGATGACGATGCTCTGGACCTTCGGCTTCATGGGACTCGCCGGCATCGCGTTCTCGCAGCTGCTCATCGCGATTCCGCCGCTGCTGCTCGCCGTCGGCATCGACTTCGGCATCCACGCGATCAACCGCTACCGCGAGGAACACGTCGACGACGTGAGCGTTCGCGAGGCGATGCGCATCACCACGGATCAGCTCGTCGTCGCCTTCTTCATCGTCACGGGAACGACAGTGCTCGGCTTCGCGGCCAACCTGAGCAGCGGGCTGAGTTCGATTCGCGAACTCGGCATCGTCGCGGCGGTCGGGATCGTCTTCACCTTCTTCGTGTTCGGTGTCTTCCTGCCGGCGACAAAAGTCGTCGCCGACACGTGGCGCGAACGCCTCGGTATCCCGGAGTTCGGCTCCGCGGCGCTCGGCGACGAGGAGTCCCTGCTCGGCCGGGTCCTCCCCGTGGGCGTCCACGTCGCCCGCGCGGCGCCGAAGCTCTTTCTCGTCGTCGTCCTCGTCTCGACGGCGGTCATGGGCCAGTACGGCGCCGGCGTCGACAGCCGGTTCACCCAGGACGACTTCCTCCCGCCCGAGGAGCCGCCCGCGTACCTGGACTACGTGCCCGAACCGTTCCGTCCCGGCGACTACACCGTCACCCAGACGACGAACTTCCTGGAGCGAAACTTCCAGACCGGGGAGCAGGACACCACGACGGTGTACGTCGAGGGGCCGTTACATCAGGACTACGCGCTGGAGGCGCTGTGGCGGGCGGGCGACGACCCACCGTCGAGTTTCGTCGCTGACGACGGCCACGCCCGGGAAACGAGCATCGTGACCGTCATTCGGGACTACGCCGATCGCGACCCCGAATTCGCGGCCCTGGTCGCGCGCAACGACCGGAACGACAACGGGATTCCGGACGATAATCTCCGGACCGTCTACGCCGCGCTCCTGGATTCGCCCGCACGCGGGCAGGCGCTGAACTACATCACCGACGACTACTCCAGCGCGCGCATCCAGTATTCGGTCGAGGCCGACGCGAGCCAGGAGGCCGTCACCGACGACACCCGACAGGTGGCCGACCGGGTGCGGTTCGAGGCGACGGCGACCGGGAACGTCATCGTCCTGAAGGCCGTCTCGGACGTGATCGGCGAGTCGGCGTTCCGGAGCCTCGTGGTCGCGCTCGTCGCCGCGGCCGCGTTTCTGGTGCTGGTGTATGGGGCGCTCGAAGGGCGCCCCTCCCTCGGCCTGGTGAACGTCCTGCCGATCCTCGTCACCGTCGCCGCCCTCGCCTCGACGATGCGCTATCTCGACATCCCGTTCAACGTGCTCACGGGGACGAGCCTCTCTATCGCCATCGGGCTGGGAATCGACTACTCGGCGCACCTCCTCCATCGCTTCGTCGAGGAGTACGACGCCGCGACCGATGTCGACGATGCGTTGCTCGCCACCGTCCGTGGTACCGGCGGCGCGCTCACCGGAAGCATGCTGACCACCGTCTCGGGGCTCGGCGTCCTCTGGCTCGCCATCTCGCCCATCCTCGGGCAGTTCGGGCTGTTGATCGCGCTGAGCGTGCTCTACTCGTATCTGGCCTCGATCCTCGTGTTGCCGACGACGCTCGTCCTGTGGGATCGTCACGTCTCCAGCGGCTCCGGGCGAGCGCTGGACCTGCCCGCGGCCGACTGA
- a CDS encoding winged helix-turn-helix domain-containing protein, which yields MDGTELLRVLGNEYNPEILSFAHEPRSAQELSDELDIPIATCYRRIEELTDAELLEHHDRVLSDERRRVNVYRRNVEEVVVDFTDDEISVTVEERQEVTSRLDEAWRTLSQ from the coding sequence ATGGACGGAACTGAACTGCTTCGGGTTCTGGGCAACGAGTACAACCCCGAGATACTGAGTTTCGCGCACGAACCGCGGTCGGCCCAGGAACTCAGCGACGAACTCGACATTCCGATCGCTACCTGCTACCGGCGGATCGAGGAACTGACGGACGCGGAGTTGCTCGAACACCACGACCGCGTCCTCTCGGACGAACGACGCCGGGTCAACGTCTATCGCCGAAACGTCGAGGAAGTGGTCGTGGATTTCACGGACGACGAGATATCCGTCACCGTGGAGGAACGCCAGGAAGTCACCAGCCGTCTCGACGAGGCGTGGCGGACGCTTTCGCAGTGA
- a CDS encoding DUF5805 domain-containing protein, with product MADDADSVAVKTYVPKYQKERWREHADRLGMSQSEFVRTMVQAGRGDFEIPERTPGTKDGAEAASSGLEPRVKDALDPDDHRSWDDLVSALSDDIEDRLEETLETLQEANVVQYSGRHGGYTLREEP from the coding sequence ATGGCAGACGACGCCGACAGCGTCGCGGTGAAGACGTACGTGCCGAAGTACCAGAAAGAACGCTGGCGCGAACACGCCGACCGCCTCGGGATGAGTCAAAGCGAGTTCGTCCGGACGATGGTCCAGGCCGGACGCGGAGATTTCGAGATTCCGGAGCGGACACCCGGCACCAAAGACGGGGCTGAAGCGGCCTCTTCGGGGCTCGAACCCCGGGTGAAAGACGCCCTCGACCCGGATGACCACCGTTCCTGGGACGACCTCGTTTCAGCCCTCTCCGACGACATCGAGGATCGCCTGGAAGAGACCCTGGAGACGCTCCAGGAGGCAAACGTCGTCCAGTACAGCGGCCGCCACGGCGGCTACACGCTTCGGGAGGAACCGTGA
- a CDS encoding COG1361 S-layer family protein has protein sequence MTAPHRNALLVVLVVTATVAATGIAAGQSSSGTVIGRPDIDLYSSTTEVEPGTRTELDLVLSNDGQLTRGGPAEYEQRVTTARGASVEVEAGRTPFEVNTGRVAVGDVPQGTTPVGPISLTVPEDVEPGRYRIPVTVSYGYTVSVEYDAISAPTYNDLTREETQYITVRVRDQAQFDLVNSETTAQVGDTGTLSVTLENDGTRPARDASVVLSSSTDELTLGSQSTASTGYVGEWDPGTEAMVNYTVAVANDATLRNYSLTARVEHEDTDGIARTSEPIAVGLRPAREQTFALRDANATLRVGEDGTFTGTVVNQGPDVARQPVVVFHSSNPNIDIESREYALDTLEPGAAGEFDFDVSVSDAASASTQQFNVSVRYRNQRDDIRRSDALEQRVAIAPQRDRFVVEAVNRTVVAGGTTTLDIRVTNQGDEPLRDVEAKAFVQAPLSSGDDEALVSTLAPGETRTITIGLSTSPNALRKAYPVSLDFQYALPDGDTQVSRTYRLPITAEPPAQRGPPVVPLTVGALAVVLGLSVWYRRRDGGN, from the coding sequence ATGACCGCACCACACCGGAACGCCCTCCTCGTTGTCCTCGTCGTCACCGCCACCGTCGCCGCGACCGGAATCGCCGCCGGCCAGTCGTCGTCCGGGACCGTCATCGGTCGTCCCGACATCGATCTGTACAGTTCGACGACCGAAGTCGAACCCGGTACCCGGACGGAACTCGATCTGGTGCTCTCGAACGACGGCCAACTGACCCGTGGCGGTCCCGCGGAGTACGAACAGCGAGTCACGACCGCCCGTGGCGCGTCGGTCGAAGTCGAGGCCGGTCGCACGCCGTTCGAAGTCAACACGGGCCGCGTCGCCGTCGGTGACGTTCCGCAGGGGACGACGCCCGTCGGCCCCATTTCGCTCACCGTCCCGGAGGATGTCGAACCGGGGCGGTACCGCATCCCCGTCACCGTCTCCTACGGCTACACCGTCAGCGTGGAGTACGACGCCATCAGCGCACCGACGTACAACGATCTCACCCGCGAGGAGACGCAGTATATCACGGTTCGCGTGCGCGACCAGGCGCAGTTCGACCTCGTGAACTCCGAGACGACGGCCCAGGTCGGCGATACGGGCACGCTCTCGGTGACGCTCGAAAACGACGGCACGCGCCCGGCACGCGACGCGAGCGTCGTGCTCTCGTCGTCGACCGACGAACTCACGCTGGGGAGTCAGTCGACTGCCTCCACCGGCTACGTCGGCGAATGGGATCCCGGCACCGAGGCGATGGTGAACTACACCGTCGCCGTCGCCAACGACGCCACACTGCGCAACTACAGTCTGACGGCGCGCGTCGAACACGAGGACACTGACGGCATCGCGCGCACGTCGGAACCCATCGCGGTCGGCCTCCGCCCCGCGCGCGAACAGACCTTCGCGCTCCGCGACGCGAACGCGACGCTCCGGGTCGGCGAGGACGGGACCTTCACCGGCACGGTCGTCAACCAGGGGCCGGACGTGGCCCGCCAGCCAGTGGTGGTGTTCCATTCGTCGAACCCCAACATCGACATCGAGTCCCGAGAGTACGCCCTCGACACGCTCGAGCCGGGAGCAGCCGGCGAGTTCGACTTCGACGTCTCGGTCAGCGACGCAGCGAGCGCCAGCACCCAGCAGTTCAACGTCTCCGTGCGGTATCGCAACCAGCGCGACGACATCCGCCGGAGCGACGCGCTGGAGCAACGCGTCGCCATCGCGCCCCAGCGTGATCGGTTCGTCGTCGAGGCGGTCAACCGGACCGTGGTCGCCGGCGGCACCACGACACTCGACATCCGCGTGACCAATCAGGGTGACGAACCCCTCCGCGACGTGGAGGCCAAGGCCTTCGTCCAGGCGCCGCTGAGCAGCGGCGACGACGAGGCGCTGGTCTCGACGCTCGCGCCCGGCGAGACGCGAACGATCACCATCGGGTTGAGCACGAGTCCGAACGCCCTCCGGAAGGCGTACCCGGTCTCGCTGGATTTCCAGTACGCGCTCCCCGACGGTGACACGCAGGTCTCGCGGACGTATCGGCTGCCGATCACCGCCGAACCGCCGGCGCAACGCGGCCCGCCGGTCGTCCCGCTCACCGTCGGTGCGCTCGCGGTCGTTCTCGGCCTGTCCGTCTGGTATCGCCGGCGCGACGGGGGCAACTGA
- a CDS encoding halocyanin domain-containing protein — protein sequence MGSHRSVSRRGLLTAVAGTTATAAAAGTVAAQPSFDGWMSDVGNYSEVTDATGQDEVTVMVGAEGNGGAFAFDPPAVQVDPGTTVVWEWTGEGGQHNVVDDGGDFESDLTGEAGFTFEQTFEEEGVTKYYCSPHQAMGMKGVVVVGAIPDSGGGGGGGGGGGGGVSGPAVPDSAKSLVVALTGSLVAVLALAYFFIRYGGDYGEEFEST from the coding sequence ATGGGTAGTCATCGTTCCGTCTCCCGGCGCGGGTTGCTGACCGCCGTCGCGGGCACGACGGCCACGGCGGCCGCCGCCGGAACCGTCGCGGCCCAGCCGTCGTTCGACGGATGGATGAGCGACGTGGGGAACTACAGCGAGGTGACCGACGCGACCGGCCAGGACGAGGTGACGGTGATGGTCGGCGCCGAGGGCAACGGCGGGGCGTTCGCGTTCGACCCGCCGGCCGTCCAGGTCGATCCCGGAACGACCGTCGTCTGGGAGTGGACCGGCGAGGGCGGTCAGCACAACGTCGTCGACGACGGCGGCGACTTCGAGAGCGACCTCACGGGCGAAGCGGGCTTCACCTTCGAGCAGACTTTCGAAGAAGAGGGCGTCACCAAATACTACTGCTCACCCCACCAGGCCATGGGCATGAAAGGCGTCGTCGTCGTCGGGGCGATCCCCGACTCCGGCGGTGGCGGTGGTGGCGGAGGCGGAGGCGGAGGCGGCGTCAGCGGTCCCGCCGTTCCCGACAGCGCGAAGTCCCTCGTCGTCGCGCTGACGGGGTCGCTCGTCGCAGTCCTCGCGCTCGCGTACTTCTTCATCCGCTACGGTGGCGACTACGGCGAAGAGTTCGAGAGCACCTGA